A genome region from Thermoanaerobacterium xylanolyticum LX-11 includes the following:
- a CDS encoding glycoside hydrolase family 130 protein, producing MFRLRRLTDKPILSPIKEHEWERKAVFNAAVIYEDHKFHLFYRASNNGFVLNTEKPEEKHKFVSSIGYAISNDGINFERFDKPIIVGETEQEAWGVEDPRVTKIDNKYYMLYTGFGGKSWDDFRICMAASYHLKNWEGHRVVLDEPNKDAALLPEKINGKYVMFHRREHDIWIAYSDDLINWTNHKIIMKPIEDTWKSKKIGIAGPPIKRDDGWLLIYHGVDKNNVYRLGAALLDLKDPSKVVARQKEPILEPELDWEREGLVPNVVFSCGAVEANGMYYVYYGGADTHIGVAVVEKNKISF from the coding sequence ATGTTTAGGCTAAGGAGGCTTACAGACAAACCAATATTGTCGCCTATAAAAGAACATGAATGGGAAAGAAAAGCTGTATTCAATGCCGCAGTTATATATGAAGATCATAAGTTTCACCTTTTTTACAGAGCTTCTAACAATGGATTCGTATTAAACACAGAGAAGCCAGAAGAAAAGCATAAATTTGTGTCATCAATAGGCTATGCGATAAGCAATGATGGCATCAATTTTGAAAGATTTGACAAGCCTATTATAGTAGGTGAGACAGAGCAGGAAGCATGGGGTGTTGAAGATCCCAGAGTGACAAAAATTGATAATAAATATTACATGCTTTATACAGGTTTTGGCGGAAAAAGTTGGGATGATTTCAGGATATGTATGGCTGCATCTTATCACTTGAAAAATTGGGAAGGACATAGAGTAGTTCTTGACGAACCAAACAAAGATGCAGCACTTTTGCCTGAAAAAATAAACGGGAAGTATGTCATGTTTCACAGAAGAGAACACGATATTTGGATAGCATATTCAGATGATTTGATAAACTGGACTAATCATAAGATAATAATGAAGCCTATTGAAGACACATGGAAGTCTAAGAAGATTGGCATAGCAGGGCCTCCTATAAAAAGAGATGATGGATGGCTTCTTATCTACCACGGAGTCGACAAAAACAATGTATACAGGTTAGGTGCAGCACTTTTAGATTTAAAAGATCCTTCAAAAGTGGTAGCAAGGCAGAAAGAGCCTATTTTAGAGCCTGAACTTGATTGGGAAAGAGAAGGTCTTGTGCCAAATGTAGTTTTTAGCTGTGGTGCAGTTGAAGCAAATGGAATGTACTACGTTTATTACGGTGGTGCAGATACACATATAGGTGTCGCAGTAGTAGAAAAAAATAAAATATCATTTTAA
- a CDS encoding carbohydrate kinase family protein, with amino-acid sequence MYDVVALGELLIDFTPAGKSENGNTLFEMNPGGAPANVLTAVTKLGGKCAFIGMVGDDQFGHFLKQVLDKNMIETRGLKNTVHANTTLAFVHLDELGDRSFTFYRNPGADVMLSSEDIDRTLIDESKIFHFGSLSLTDEPSKTATLNALMYAKQTGKIISYDPNWRPTLWKDEISAKEVIFSPLKYVDIAKLSLEELYFLTDESDIQVASSKLYDMGIKLVLVTLGKDGCYYIYSSGSGQIPAFFVDVVDTTGAGDGFLGGILYNISKIGCPIEKISRSDMEEIIRFSNAVGGLCTTKKGAIPAMPSMDEVKKLLS; translated from the coding sequence GTGTATGATGTAGTGGCGTTAGGAGAGTTGCTGATTGATTTTACGCCTGCTGGAAAATCAGAAAATGGGAATACACTGTTCGAAATGAATCCTGGTGGAGCACCTGCTAATGTTTTGACTGCAGTAACGAAATTAGGCGGCAAATGTGCTTTTATTGGGATGGTTGGCGATGATCAATTTGGGCATTTTTTAAAGCAGGTCCTTGATAAAAATATGATTGAAACAAGAGGTTTAAAAAATACTGTTCATGCAAATACAACATTGGCATTTGTTCATCTGGATGAATTAGGTGATAGGAGTTTTACATTTTACAGAAATCCAGGTGCTGATGTGATGCTTAGCAGTGAAGATATCGATAGAACACTAATAGACGAAAGTAAAATATTTCATTTTGGCTCATTATCATTAACAGATGAACCTTCAAAGACTGCAACTTTAAATGCTTTAATGTATGCAAAACAAACTGGAAAAATAATATCTTATGATCCGAATTGGAGACCGACGTTGTGGAAAGACGAAATATCAGCAAAAGAAGTGATATTTTCTCCACTTAAATATGTAGATATAGCAAAGCTGTCATTGGAAGAATTGTATTTTTTGACTGATGAATCAGATATTCAAGTGGCCAGCAGCAAGCTGTACGACATGGGAATAAAGCTTGTATTGGTGACATTGGGAAAGGATGGTTGCTATTATATATATTCATCAGGTTCAGGACAAATACCTGCATTTTTTGTAGATGTAGTTGACACTACAGGAGCAGGTGATGGATTTTTGGGAGGAATTCTTTATAACATATCGAAAATCGGATGTCCAATAGAAAAAATTAGCCGTAGCGATATGGAAGAAATAATCAGGTTTTCTAATGCAGTTGGCGGGCTATGCACTACAAAAAAAGGAGCTATTCCCGCTATGCCTTCTATGGACGAAGTAAAAAAATTGTTATCTTAA
- a CDS encoding ABC transporter substrate-binding protein, whose protein sequence is MKRKKLLSMIVSSALILSLVAGCGTTNNNTSAKSNTSSKSSETVKITFLNSKGEIESQLEAAAKQFTKENSNITVDVIPVPAGQSPFEKVTSMYASGNAPTLAMLDPGDVAKFKDKFLDLSNEKWVSDAVSGALNVATIDGKVMAFPFAIEGYGFIYNKAVLDKAFGGNFDPKSIKTRNDLENAFKKVEASGVKALEISPMDWSLAGHFLPIAYADQSKDPAQVDKFISDLKAGKADLANNKVFNGLMDTFDMMKKYNLDKNNPMAPTYDKGPQVIGQGQVGFWFMGNWAWPQIKTFDTANGQYGFVPVPISNDPNDYGNSGIPVGVTKFIGIDKTQNNQAQQDAAKKFLNWLVYSQSGQDALVNQCSVIPAFKNIKLVPNDPLAKSIEQYITEGNTLEFMTTLPSDHWSKLGASMQKYLSGVTDRKGLINDIESYWKSVQ, encoded by the coding sequence ATGAAGAGAAAAAAATTATTATCAATGATTGTATCGTCGGCTTTGATACTTTCACTTGTTGCAGGTTGTGGCACGACGAACAACAACACATCAGCTAAAAGTAATACATCATCTAAGAGCTCTGAAACCGTTAAAATTACTTTTTTAAATTCAAAAGGCGAAATAGAATCACAGTTAGAAGCTGCTGCTAAGCAATTTACAAAAGAAAATTCAAATATTACAGTAGATGTAATTCCAGTGCCTGCAGGACAATCTCCTTTTGAAAAAGTCACTTCCATGTACGCTTCTGGTAATGCTCCTACTTTGGCTATGCTTGATCCTGGTGATGTTGCGAAATTTAAAGACAAATTTTTAGATTTAAGCAATGAAAAGTGGGTATCTGATGCAGTATCAGGTGCATTAAATGTTGCGACTATAGATGGTAAAGTTATGGCTTTTCCTTTTGCAATAGAAGGATATGGTTTTATATACAATAAAGCAGTTTTAGATAAAGCTTTTGGAGGTAATTTTGATCCGAAATCAATAAAAACAAGGAATGACTTGGAAAATGCCTTTAAGAAAGTTGAAGCGAGTGGTGTGAAAGCACTGGAAATTTCTCCAATGGATTGGTCATTAGCAGGACATTTTTTACCTATTGCTTACGCTGATCAATCAAAAGATCCTGCTCAAGTAGATAAATTTATATCTGATTTAAAAGCTGGTAAAGCTGATCTAGCAAATAATAAAGTATTTAACGGTTTAATGGATACGTTTGACATGATGAAAAAGTATAATTTAGATAAAAATAATCCTATGGCACCAACATACGATAAAGGTCCTCAAGTTATTGGACAAGGACAAGTTGGCTTTTGGTTTATGGGCAACTGGGCATGGCCTCAGATAAAGACATTTGATACAGCAAATGGTCAATATGGATTTGTACCTGTGCCAATAAGTAATGATCCAAATGACTATGGCAATTCTGGAATACCAGTTGGTGTTACTAAATTTATAGGAATAGACAAAACACAAAACAACCAAGCACAGCAGGATGCAGCGAAAAAGTTCTTGAATTGGTTAGTATACAGTCAGTCAGGACAAGATGCGCTTGTGAATCAATGTAGTGTAATTCCAGCATTCAAAAATATCAAGCTTGTGCCAAATGATCCATTAGCAAAGTCAATTGAGCAATATATAACTGAAGGAAACACATTAGAATTTATGACAACATTACCATCTGATCATTGGTCAAAATTAGGTGCTTCAATGCAGAAATATTTATCTGGAGTTACAGATAGAAAAGGCTTAATCAATGATATTGAAAGCTACTGGAAAAGTGTACAATAA
- a CDS encoding glycoside hydrolase family 32 protein: MSKINNANEFIRRSKEKLKQMYRLKYHLMGEYGWINDPNGFVHFKDNYHLFYQHYPYDAAWGPMHWGHAVSKDLIKWTYLPVALAPDKDYDKDGCFSGSAIEKDGNLYLIYTGHIYTKKEKNDDYKQVQNMAISVDGITFEKYERNPIIDVAQIPDKASKKDFRDPRVFKIDNTYYLLIGSNDEHGIGQALMYKSTDLVKWEFVNILLNGNESTGINWECPDIVRFDDRDILFVSAQYMRPNGIYFKNTHSSIYFIGKLNVDEGKFAYTDYYLVDYGFDFYAPQTTVDKHGRVIMIAWMNMWETDLVTNRLGHNWAGAMTLPREVIKIGEEIYFKPISEIVKYRKNEYSLQDIELNGEVDLETNGICYEIDAEFEPQDAYEFGVKVFKGKCEETVLSYNCRERLFTFNRERSGIGPKGERKAEVDLIDGRLRLSIFVDVSSVEVFINGGKKVMTGRVYPDSQSVNISLFSNGLCKVVNFKKWDIE; the protein is encoded by the coding sequence ATGAGCAAAATTAACAATGCGAATGAGTTTATAAGACGTAGTAAAGAAAAGTTAAAGCAAATGTACAGATTGAAATATCATTTAATGGGTGAATATGGGTGGATAAATGATCCAAACGGATTTGTTCATTTTAAAGATAATTACCATTTATTTTATCAACACTACCCATATGATGCTGCTTGGGGACCAATGCATTGGGGTCATGCTGTAAGCAAAGATTTGATTAAATGGACTTATTTACCTGTAGCTTTAGCACCTGATAAAGACTATGACAAAGATGGATGCTTTTCTGGAAGCGCTATCGAAAAAGATGGGAATTTATATCTTATTTACACAGGACATATATATACTAAGAAAGAAAAAAATGATGATTACAAACAAGTTCAAAATATGGCCATATCAGTAGATGGCATTACCTTTGAAAAGTATGAAAGAAATCCGATAATAGATGTAGCACAGATTCCAGATAAAGCCAGCAAGAAAGATTTTAGAGATCCAAGAGTCTTTAAAATAGATAATACCTATTATCTTTTAATTGGCTCTAATGATGAACATGGAATTGGGCAGGCTCTAATGTATAAGTCAACTGATTTAGTAAAATGGGAATTTGTAAACATTCTTTTAAATGGCAATGAAAGTACAGGCATTAATTGGGAATGTCCTGACATAGTCAGATTTGATGATAGAGACATTTTATTTGTATCAGCACAGTACATGAGACCTAATGGTATTTATTTCAAAAATACTCATTCTTCTATCTATTTTATTGGCAAGTTAAATGTAGATGAAGGGAAATTCGCATATACAGATTACTACTTGGTTGATTATGGATTTGACTTTTATGCACCACAGACGACTGTGGATAAGCATGGTAGAGTTATAATGATAGCTTGGATGAACATGTGGGAGACAGATTTGGTCACGAATCGTCTGGGCCATAATTGGGCTGGTGCTATGACGCTTCCTAGAGAAGTTATAAAAATAGGTGAGGAGATATACTTTAAGCCAATATCAGAGATAGTTAAGTACAGGAAAAATGAATACAGTTTGCAAGACATAGAATTAAATGGTGAAGTTGATCTTGAAACGAATGGAATATGTTATGAGATTGATGCTGAATTTGAACCACAAGATGCATATGAATTTGGAGTTAAGGTATTTAAGGGAAAGTGCGAAGAGACTGTTTTGTCATATAATTGCCGTGAAAGATTATTTACATTTAATCGAGAAAGATCCGGCATTGGTCCTAAAGGAGAGAGAAAGGCAGAAGTTGATCTAATAGATGGTAGATTAAGGCTTAGTATTTTTGTGGATGTATCGTCTGTTGAAGTTTTTATAAACGGTGGGAAAAAAGTAATGACTGGGAGAGTTTACCCTGACAGTCAGTCTGTAAATATTTCATTGTTTTCTAATGGACTTTGCAAAGTTGTGAATTTTAAAAAATGGGATATAGAGTAA
- a CDS encoding carbohydrate ABC transporter permease, with product MKRKEYILNGIKLIFLSIVFVLYIFPFFIVLINSFKERKDILLNPMMIPNKLNLSNYVDAYTKMDYLHAFANSLIITVFSVALITLLSSMTAYIFVRRKWKFNQFMFFFMVASMIIPFQGIMIPLVKIYGSIGMMDNKWSLIYMYIGFGASLAVFMYHGFIKSIPVELEEAATIDGCSQLQTFFKIVFPLLKPTTVTIAILDILWIWNDFLLPYLVLISPDQRTLPLSVFYFYGTYTIEYGPAMAALMIATIPVIVVYLIMQKQIIKGVLQGSIK from the coding sequence ATGAAAAGAAAAGAATATATATTAAATGGCATAAAACTGATATTTTTAAGCATAGTATTTGTACTATATATTTTTCCATTTTTTATTGTATTAATTAATTCATTTAAAGAAAGAAAAGACATATTATTAAATCCTATGATGATACCAAATAAGCTAAATTTAAGCAACTATGTTGATGCATATACAAAGATGGATTATCTGCATGCATTCGCAAACTCGCTAATCATTACAGTGTTTAGCGTTGCGCTGATAACATTGTTGTCATCAATGACAGCTTATATATTCGTGAGGAGGAAGTGGAAGTTCAACCAATTTATGTTTTTCTTTATGGTTGCATCTATGATTATTCCGTTTCAAGGCATAATGATACCACTTGTAAAAATATATGGTTCGATAGGGATGATGGACAATAAATGGTCTTTAATCTATATGTATATTGGTTTTGGTGCATCATTAGCTGTTTTCATGTACCATGGCTTTATAAAAAGCATACCTGTAGAGTTAGAAGAAGCAGCGACGATCGATGGGTGTAGCCAACTTCAGACATTTTTTAAAATTGTCTTTCCACTTCTAAAACCGACGACAGTAACTATCGCTATATTGGATATTTTATGGATTTGGAATGATTTTTTACTACCGTATTTAGTTTTAATATCACCTGACCAGAGAACATTGCCATTATCTGTTTTCTACTTTTACGGGACATACACAATTGAATATGGTCCTGCAATGGCAGCATTAATGATTGCGACTATTCCTGTAATAGTTGTATATCTGATAATGCAAAAACAGATTATAAAAGGTGTTTTACAGGGTTCAATTAAATAA
- a CDS encoding VOC family protein, whose protein sequence is MDKNLLGTNIVTQIGIIVKDIDEASKTFADFFGVLKPKWNWTDGYEKSHAEFSGKPSDARAKLAFFDMGQVLYIEP, encoded by the coding sequence ATGGACAAGAATTTGTTAGGTACCAACATCGTCACACAGATAGGCATAATAGTAAAGGACATTGATGAAGCATCAAAGACTTTTGCAGACTTTTTTGGAGTTTTAAAGCCTAAGTGGAATTGGACAGATGGTTACGAGAAGTCACACGCAGAATTTAGTGGGAAACCATCTGATGCTCGTGCAAAGCTTGCTTTTTTTGATATGGGGCAAGTTCTCTACATAGAGCCATAA
- a CDS encoding glycoside hydrolase family 130 protein, protein MIKLKRLSDKPILEPVTEHEWERKAVFNCSAIYDNGLFHLIYRATDLGPHKKYGKYISRLGYAVSKDGINFMRLDKPVLSNDVEQELRGCEDPRIVKIDDTYYMMYTGFGDRTDDDYRICLATSKNLINWERKGVVLDEPNKDAALFPEKINGNYVMFHRRYPDIWIAYSSDLKTWFGHKSIIKPIKGTWESSRVGVAGPPIRTKDGWFLIYHAADDDNVYRLGAALLDINDPSIVLARQKEPILEPELEWEKNGFISNVVFSCGNAVRGDDIFVYYGGADTVIGVAYINMNDIKFD, encoded by the coding sequence TTGATAAAGCTAAAAAGGCTAAGCGACAAACCAATTTTAGAACCAGTGACAGAGCATGAATGGGAGAGAAAAGCTGTATTTAACTGTTCTGCAATATACGACAATGGATTGTTTCACCTTATCTACAGAGCGACGGACTTAGGACCACACAAAAAATACGGAAAATATATATCAAGGTTAGGCTACGCTGTAAGCAAAGATGGAATTAACTTTATGAGGCTTGATAAACCTGTTTTAAGTAATGACGTAGAACAAGAGCTAAGAGGGTGCGAAGACCCAAGGATAGTTAAGATTGACGATACGTACTACATGATGTATACAGGCTTTGGAGATAGGACAGATGATGACTACAGAATATGCCTTGCGACTTCAAAAAATTTAATAAATTGGGAGAGAAAAGGTGTTGTTTTAGATGAGCCAAACAAAGATGCTGCGCTTTTTCCAGAAAAGATAAATGGCAATTATGTAATGTTTCACAGAAGGTATCCGGATATATGGATAGCATACTCCAGCGATTTAAAAACATGGTTTGGCCATAAATCAATAATAAAACCTATCAAAGGAACTTGGGAAAGCTCAAGGGTAGGTGTGGCTGGACCACCTATAAGGACTAAAGATGGATGGTTTCTCATTTACCATGCTGCAGATGACGACAATGTCTATAGATTAGGTGCAGCACTTCTCGACATAAATGATCCATCGATAGTTTTAGCGAGGCAAAAAGAGCCAATTTTGGAACCTGAACTTGAATGGGAAAAGAACGGCTTTATATCAAATGTGGTCTTTAGCTGTGGCAATGCGGTAAGAGGCGATGATATATTTGTCTATTATGGTGGCGCAGACACTGTAATAGGTGTAGCGTATATAAATATGAATGATATAAAATTTGATTAA
- a CDS encoding carbohydrate ABC transporter permease gives MNMEKNFLSRLKTYLIFAGPVTIAFFTVVILPFIYGIYLTFTDWNGISATHSFVGFQNYLQVFKDKVFWTSFLLTLKYVFFSVILINAIAFFLAYLLTSGIKGQNFFRAGFFTPNLIGGILLGFIWQFVFSNILVYIGQHFNLPIFSASWLTDPNKAFWALVIVTVWQYSGYMMVIYISGFMNIPRDLLEAASIDGANSYHRLKNIILPLMVPSFTISVFLTLQRGFMVYDINLSLTNGGPYKSTELISMHVYNTAFLSQQYGIGQAEAFFLFAVVAIVTLLQVYFSKKMEVES, from the coding sequence ATGAATATGGAGAAAAATTTCTTGAGTAGACTAAAGACATACTTGATATTTGCTGGGCCTGTGACTATTGCTTTTTTTACAGTAGTAATATTGCCGTTTATATATGGAATATATCTTACTTTTACTGACTGGAACGGTATTTCGGCCACACATTCATTTGTTGGATTTCAAAACTATTTACAAGTGTTTAAAGACAAAGTATTTTGGACATCTTTTTTGCTTACTTTAAAGTACGTATTTTTTTCTGTAATACTAATTAACGCTATTGCTTTCTTTTTAGCGTATTTGTTGACAAGTGGTATAAAAGGACAAAACTTTTTTAGAGCGGGATTTTTTACTCCTAACTTAATTGGAGGTATATTGCTTGGCTTTATTTGGCAGTTTGTATTTTCAAATATCCTTGTCTACATTGGTCAACATTTTAATTTGCCTATATTTAGTGCATCTTGGCTTACTGATCCCAATAAAGCTTTTTGGGCGTTGGTTATTGTAACTGTATGGCAATACTCTGGATACATGATGGTAATATATATTTCGGGTTTTATGAATATTCCCAGAGATCTATTAGAAGCCGCAAGTATCGATGGTGCAAATTCATATCACAGGCTTAAAAATATAATTCTTCCATTAATGGTACCGTCATTTACGATAAGTGTTTTTCTAACATTACAGAGAGGTTTTATGGTATATGATATAAACTTGTCATTAACAAACGGTGGGCCGTATAAGAGTACAGAGTTGATTTCAATGCATGTTTATAATACTGCCTTTTTGAGTCAGCAGTATGGTATTGGCCAAGCAGAAGCGTTTTTCCTATTTGCTGTAGTTGCAATTGTCACTTTATTGCAAGTGTATTTTAGCAAGAAGATGGAGGTGGAAAGCTGA
- a CDS encoding ribonucleoside triphosphate reductase, whose protein sequence is MEGLKLDKNMKVIKRNGKEEEFDRAKIANAVNKAFEAVGEGEYNDALKVAEEVTEYIGNNFEGCASVEEIQDIVEQFLIKHGFAKAAKAYILYRKQHQDIREFKNMFMDIEKMVDEYIGKLDWRVNENSNMSYSLQGLNNHIASTITANYWLNKIYPKEVRDAHVNGDLHIHDLSLLSVYCCGWDLKDLLVSGFTGVEGKVQSRPPKHFRSALGQIVNFFYTLQGEAAGAQAFSNFDTYLAPFIYYDKLSYKEVKQSLQEFIFNINVPTRVGFQTPFTNITMDLVVPDILADEPVIIGGKAMNRSYKEFQKEMDMLNMAFAEVMMEGDANGRIFTFPIPTYNITKDFDWESPVIDKIMEMTAKYGLPYFSNFVNSDLNPEDARSMCCRLRLDNRELRKRGGGLFGANPLTGSIGVVTINMPRIGYLSDSKEEFFERLGKQMDVARKSLEIKRKVLENMTEMGLYPYSKFYLRDIKMRFGSYWQNHFNTIGLIGMNEALLNFMGCDITSEKGRNFALEVLDFMRNRLEDYQIESNYLYNLEASPAEGASYRLAKKDKELYKDIITAGGDVPYYTNSTQLPVDFTDDIFTALDLQDELQTKYTGGTVFHGFLGENISDPDTCKALVKKIAYNYRLPYYTITPTFSICDNHGYISGEHFNCPYCGNECEVYSRVVGYYRPLQNWNEGKREEFSDRKEFVI, encoded by the coding sequence ATGGAGGGTTTGAAATTGGATAAAAATATGAAAGTAATTAAAAGAAATGGCAAAGAAGAAGAATTTGACAGAGCGAAGATTGCAAATGCTGTTAATAAGGCGTTTGAAGCTGTCGGCGAAGGGGAATACAATGATGCTTTAAAGGTAGCTGAAGAAGTTACAGAGTACATAGGAAATAATTTTGAAGGGTGCGCAAGTGTAGAGGAGATTCAAGACATTGTAGAACAATTTTTGATAAAACATGGATTTGCAAAGGCAGCGAAAGCTTACATATTGTACAGAAAACAACACCAAGACATAAGAGAATTTAAAAATATGTTTATGGACATTGAAAAAATGGTGGACGAGTATATAGGCAAGTTAGACTGGAGAGTAAATGAAAACAGCAATATGAGCTATTCTCTCCAAGGCTTAAACAATCACATAGCAAGTACGATAACGGCCAATTACTGGCTGAATAAAATATACCCAAAAGAAGTAAGAGATGCCCATGTGAATGGCGATTTGCACATTCATGACTTAAGCCTTTTATCTGTGTATTGCTGTGGATGGGATTTGAAAGACCTCCTCGTATCTGGATTTACCGGTGTAGAGGGAAAGGTGCAAAGTAGACCTCCAAAGCATTTTAGATCTGCTTTAGGACAGATAGTGAACTTCTTCTATACACTTCAAGGAGAAGCCGCAGGTGCACAGGCATTTTCTAATTTTGATACTTATTTGGCACCGTTTATATATTATGACAAGCTTTCGTATAAAGAAGTAAAACAATCTTTGCAAGAATTTATATTTAACATAAATGTCCCAACAAGAGTAGGTTTTCAGACTCCATTTACAAATATAACGATGGATCTGGTGGTGCCAGATATACTGGCTGACGAACCTGTCATAATAGGCGGTAAAGCCATGAATAGATCGTATAAAGAATTTCAGAAGGAAATGGACATGCTTAATATGGCTTTTGCTGAGGTTATGATGGAAGGGGACGCAAATGGAAGGATATTCACATTTCCAATACCAACTTACAATATAACGAAGGATTTTGATTGGGAAAGCCCCGTCATCGATAAAATAATGGAGATGACTGCAAAATACGGATTGCCGTATTTCAGCAACTTTGTAAATAGCGATCTAAACCCAGAGGATGCAAGGTCAATGTGTTGTAGGTTAAGGCTTGATAATAGAGAGCTTAGAAAGCGTGGAGGCGGTCTTTTTGGAGCAAATCCACTGACAGGATCGATTGGCGTTGTAACGATAAATATGCCAAGGATTGGGTATTTATCCGATTCAAAAGAAGAGTTTTTTGAGAGATTAGGAAAGCAAATGGATGTAGCAAGAAAGAGCCTTGAGATAAAGAGAAAAGTGCTGGAGAATATGACTGAAATGGGTCTTTATCCATATTCTAAATTTTACCTAAGAGATATAAAGATGAGATTTGGCTCATATTGGCAGAATCACTTTAATACCATTGGTTTAATAGGAATGAATGAGGCGCTTTTGAATTTCATGGGATGCGACATTACGAGTGAAAAAGGCAGAAATTTCGCATTGGAAGTTTTGGACTTCATGAGAAATAGATTGGAAGACTATCAGATAGAATCAAATTACCTTTACAACCTTGAAGCATCGCCTGCTGAAGGTGCGTCGTACAGATTGGCAAAAAAAGACAAAGAGTTATACAAAGACATCATCACTGCAGGAGGAGATGTGCCGTATTACACTAATTCTACGCAGCTTCCTGTCGACTTTACAGATGACATATTTACAGCCCTTGATTTGCAGGACGAACTTCAGACAAAATACACAGGCGGGACAGTATTTCACGGTTTTTTAGGTGAAAACATAAGCGATCCTGATACATGCAAAGCATTGGTAAAAAAGATAGCCTACAATTATAGGCTTCCTTATTACACAATAACGCCGACATTTTCAATATGTGACAACCACGGCTACATATCAGGAGAGCATTTTAACTGTCCATATTGTGGCAATGAATGCGAAGTATACAGTAGAGTTGTGGGATACTACAGGCCGCTTCAAAACTGGAATGAAGGCAAAAGAGAGGAGTTTTCTGACAGGAAGGAATTCGTAATATGA
- a CDS encoding anaerobic ribonucleoside-triphosphate reductase activating protein has translation MMYDYLPVSMVDYPGKVAATVFVSGCNFVCPYCHNSQLIKSKKPVKSEAEFLEYLDKRKNLIDGVCITGGEPTLWDGLYDFIKDIKDLGFSAKLDTNGSRPDVIERLLNDDLVDYIAMDVKAPKNKYGLFVKNNEDIERIVKSIDLIKNSGIDYEFRTTVNDKIISLEDFSSIGDLISGSRRYVLQAYKYSDGVLDKDLCGKQPCDIEFLNGIKEILKDKVDEILIR, from the coding sequence ATGATGTATGATTATTTGCCTGTGTCTATGGTGGATTATCCAGGCAAAGTAGCTGCGACGGTATTTGTAAGTGGATGTAACTTTGTTTGCCCATACTGTCACAATAGCCAGCTTATTAAATCTAAAAAACCTGTTAAGAGTGAAGCTGAGTTTTTAGAATATCTGGATAAAAGAAAAAATCTAATAGATGGCGTTTGTATAACAGGTGGTGAACCTACGCTGTGGGATGGCTTATATGACTTTATTAAGGATATAAAGGATTTAGGGTTTAGCGCTAAGCTTGATACCAACGGATCCCGCCCGGATGTAATAGAAAGGCTTTTAAACGATGATTTGGTAGACTACATTGCCATGGATGTAAAGGCACCTAAAAATAAATATGGGTTATTTGTAAAAAACAATGAAGATATAGAGAGAATTGTAAAAAGCATTGATTTAATTAAAAACTCTGGGATAGATTATGAATTCAGGACGACTGTAAATGACAAAATAATTAGTTTAGAAGATTTTTCGTCAATTGGTGATTTGATTTCTGGCAGCAGAAGATATGTGCTTCAAGCCTACAAATATTCTGACGGTGTCTTAGATAAAGACTTGTGCGGTAAACAACCATGTGATATTGAATTTTTGAATGGGATAAAAGAGATATTAAAAGACAAGGTAGATGAGATATTGATAAGGTAA